From the genome of Cytobacillus firmus, one region includes:
- a CDS encoding HAAS signaling domain-containing protein, translated as MNLIEIYIQEVTRRLPEKSRADIALELQSTIGDMLPDDYNEEDVKDVLSKLGSPAALAAGYRDQPMHLIGPRYFDVYVSLLKMILPIAAAISLISLAAEFIFNFSRDVTIINAILDLMGYGIWRLMEVAVQVFFWLTIVFAVIERMDKGKEQHPLSPSLKPWTPEDLKSITYIPKKKAISKFEVFGSLMWTAIWATLYFYADRLMGVYRGGGEGLEFKIPAVNQDVLLGYWPIVVVIIALEAGLALYKLIIGQWTKRMAIFNTILELFATIVFIFILLNPNLLQAEFIAYMTDLFAISAAQLKSWLLSSIIIIFIIYAGISIYDGIRKSRITS; from the coding sequence ATGAATTTAATTGAAATATATATACAGGAAGTGACCCGGAGGCTGCCTGAAAAGAGCCGTGCGGATATCGCACTCGAGCTTCAGTCAACAATCGGGGATATGCTTCCGGATGATTACAATGAGGAAGATGTGAAGGATGTCCTCAGCAAATTGGGCAGTCCCGCAGCCCTGGCGGCCGGATACCGGGATCAGCCGATGCACCTGATAGGACCGCGCTATTTCGATGTATATGTATCACTGTTAAAAATGATCCTGCCGATTGCCGCAGCGATTTCATTGATTTCACTTGCTGCCGAGTTTATTTTTAATTTTAGCCGCGACGTTACCATCATCAATGCCATACTCGATTTAATGGGCTACGGAATTTGGAGACTCATGGAAGTGGCCGTCCAGGTATTTTTCTGGCTGACGATTGTATTCGCCGTAATTGAAAGGATGGATAAAGGAAAAGAGCAGCATCCTTTATCACCCAGCTTAAAACCGTGGACTCCGGAGGATTTGAAAAGCATTACGTATATTCCGAAGAAAAAAGCCATTTCCAAGTTCGAGGTGTTCGGAAGCTTAATGTGGACTGCCATTTGGGCAACCCTTTACTTTTATGCCGACCGGCTGATGGGTGTCTATAGAGGCGGAGGTGAAGGACTGGAATTTAAGATTCCCGCGGTTAACCAGGATGTGCTGCTCGGATATTGGCCTATTGTGGTAGTCATCATAGCGCTTGAAGCGGGACTCGCTCTCTACAAACTCATCATTGGCCAATGGACGAAAAGAATGGCGATCTTCAACACCATCCTTGAACTGTTTGCCACCATCGTATTCATCTTCATTCTGCTGAACCCAAATTTGCTCCAGGCAGAATTTATTGCATACATGACCGATTTATTTGCAATATCAGCCGCCCAATTGAAGAGCTGGCTGCTCAGCAGCATCATCATTATTTTCATCATTTATGCAGGAATCAGTATTTATGATGGAATCCGCAAATCAAGAATCACCTCTTAA